The DNA sequence AAACAGATGTCAGAACAAATCAAGTGCGCAACCAACGAGTGAGAGCTAAGGATTAGTACTAGTTTAAAATTGCGATCAGTAGTTTATGCTAGTTGGCTGCTGTTAGCGAGCCTGCTAGGTCAGGCATCTGACGTTCCAAAAGGTTACAGTTGTTCATCAGGCATTAGCTTATTATGATACAACACACTTAATACCTATCACAAACAGTAGTTCGTATATTGTTATTCTTACAAACTTGAATATAAATCAGTGTTTATACCTGAAATGATGTGTAACTGAGCGTGACCGTAGTATCTGCAACAGACTCCATCTTGCAGTCGCCGCCAtttcaattgttttgaaatTCAGGACCCAATTTAGCTGTCTTACACAGTCCATTAGACTAAATTCCGCCGCATGTTGAACACTTTAATAGTGTTGCAGCTACATTGTATTACAAATAGCCTATTAGATATTAGATTTGGCCGACTCTAATGTTTGAAGAATTATATCACTCGATTACGAGGAGTTGTAGGCATCTAAGTAGACAGCTATGCTAATGATGAGGCCTTGGTTAAGTGTGAACAGTTGGTTAGTTTTTTTTACCTGATGTTTTGATTTacagatttattttatttgatgaAAGTCACAATCATATGAAATAACTGCGGTGAAAGCTCAGACTAAATGTATGTACAAGTTTCATAATGACAGATTTCAATCACTGCATGATTGcaaaaagggagggagacatGTTGGCAGCATGAGTAAAGgctatagctttttttttttttgaaggttAGGTGTTACCTCATCACAACTCCTCATAAGCTTGCCATGGTGTGATTGAGTAAAGTTGGAGTTGGGAAACACCAGGTAGGTTCCAATAATAGTAATGTTAAGCTGTGCATGAGAGTTGCCAAACAttcttttgtctgtctgtctgtcagcaacTGTCTTTCTAGTGGAGATGACTGAAAAAACATTCACACCCACATTACAGCAGTTtctttttgtacatttttagTCCTGTTGAACAACAATATTTTGTTGTCCGAAACAGCACAAGTGTTCTTGAAAAAGATTATTATAATTGAGGACTTTGTTAATGCACTTCAAACAAACTCCAGATTGAGAGTTTTTAGAAGTAGGGAAACAAAAGGCTCTCTTCCTGGCAGGAGCTATAGAGCATGATTGGTTGTTTTGTGTTGGCCTAAAGCAAACAAGTTGATAAGGTAAAATGGCCCACCCCAATTTTCCTTGCGGCTGTTTTCTGACAGGGCAGGAAAGTTCCGTGGCAAGGAGTGGCTAAAGAGGCCTGGAGCAAGTTGTTGAGCGACCGGAGGCGAGGAATGCTGCTTTTCTGGTGGAAGACGCAAACGTCAGTCTGTCTACCTATCCTCAAATGCCTCATCTACAGCTGAAAGACATGGAACATATTTGATTTGGGTGTACGTAACATGTCATTTGAGACTGTTAAATGACTGGAGTGAAACCATTCACAAGGGATTTCTAATCATACACCTGAGACTTGCACTGTTTAGTGTCTCGGCATCTCTAAATATCAACACAAGACATGGTCCTCTGGATTATTATCCCCATCGCGCTCTCTGGTGTTTCATTTTTTGGATCCTGGTCAGTGTAAGTGTTCCTTTTGTGAATTACAAGTGTTTTAGTGTAAACCTAGTATTATTGTGTTGACAttccattttaaaaaataagaatCTCTGCATTTCACTTGAAGTTGTTCATTCTTTCAGGCTTAAGTGGAAAATGTCTGTTTTAATCTGATTCCGTGGCTTGGACTAATTTGAGTGATTTCTCTTTGAGTGTACAGTAAATTCTCAAAGTGAAACCAGCCATCTTATGTTATTAACCATGTGTTTAATACTATGTGGCTTTTACACATTCAGCGTACACGTACAAGAATTCAAATCTTATGCATCAAGTCTGTGTTCTTCATtttatacagtatgcagacagGTGACATTTAAGACTACTGAGATATTAACATTCTATTATCTGACAGCTGCTTGCGGACACATCCTTAGCCAACGTTAATTGAGTTCCTGGTTATTTATTAATCCAGTGACTCTCCTGTATTGTAGCCTATTTCGATAAACATTGTACCTCTTCATTTTAGAGTTACTTATAGAGAATACTACTAGTACAGGCATGATTCACCCAACATTATAGATGTACTTTACTGATTCTGAATGTTCTCTgattttcattttaatcttCTAGATATGCACTGGCGTTAGCGAATGGCCATGTGTGCTCACTTGGCAACTGGTGGGTGAAGTCTCTTCAAACTCAACATGCTTATTGTAGATGATTGCCTACATTTATCATTACCATGATGTAGTTGGTGTACTAAATCACTTTAATGTCTCTAGGGAGTACAGGAACTCATGCCAAACAAATGATTCCGGACACTGCTGTACATCCTTCAAAGTCCCCACCATAAGGTTAGGAAGAGTGAatgtaatttcatttttttgtgtgtgtgatgttaataTGGTGATTTACACTGATTTTTGTTAACTTTTCCCTTTAAAATAGCTGCAGTGGGACTATGTTTCCGGAAAATTCCCTTTTCTCTGCCACCATTAATGCTGGGGCGTTCTTGTGTGAGTGCATCCTACACAATAATTAAGCTGTTTTGTAACAACAACACTTAAACATCTAAAGTGAGCATTTACTGTTCATAGATTATACAGGAAAGATAACtgactaaaatgttttttttttcccctgtagtTGTGGTGTTTTCTATATTTCATCATGCCCACATCCTGGACAGAAACAGCGGTCAGTCACTCCTCAGTAAAATCGCCCTGGTCTTTGGCATTGTGGCATCAGGTGGTGCCTTTGTGGCAGGGAATTGCAATGTAAGTGCTACCGGCGAAGGGATGGACACACCCTtttaataaacacaaacaataaaGACAGCCGCAATGTACAGTCATTGTATATTCAGCATAAGGGGACAAAGGGTGCCGAGGGCTATTATCTGGTGCAAGAGTTGGTTGAAATGTAACTAGATTGAGTTACAACACTAACATGATCTGTTAAACACTGTTAACTCACACATTAAGGGATATGTGCTCATATTTGATGCTGGCTTCAATGGAGTAGTCCAGCCTGTAGCCTGTAGTTTATACTAACACTGTCAAACAGCAACATGTTGAAATCCTACAATAGCCCTAAGTGACCTGCTGTGATAAATATTAAATTCCTGtttctcctgtctgtctcctgtAGCCTGCTGAACTGGTGTTGCTGCATCACCTGGGTGCTGCCGTGagttttgtgtgcctgtgtttctacagcctcctcctcacctcGCTCACCAGTAGGTGCCTTCTGACCGGACTGGAGCGCTACCTCTACCCAGCACGTATCGTATCTACGTCAATCCAGATCTTGGTCACCATCCTTTGTATCCTTTCACTGAAGCAAGACAACAGTCGATTATGAATTACTTTCTGTGAAAGCATGAAAAAGTATTCATTAATTTGTGGTGATAATAGGTCTATTGTGAGACCTCTCAGCGAGCTTACTGTAATAGTGAATGATTATCAGAGTGTGGCTGAAATATTCCAACTTTTAAAGTGATGTGAAGGAAAGAGTGACATCTTTGTCCTTAACCTGGTTTATCAGATTGTATTTTCTTCGTCCAAACAGATTACTTTTACAGACATGTTTCTGCCATTTTTGAGTGGACACTCAGCGTGAATATGGAAGTGTTTGAGCTGAGCTTTGCGGtggagtttttctttttctcatccTCAATGCTGGGTACACTCCTGGAGAGAAGGGATGAGGAAAAACCACTCATTTTGGCCTGAGACCAGGCTCTAATCAGGAGTACCAATTTccgttatttatttgtatttcccATCCTC is a window from the Sardina pilchardus chromosome 18, fSarPil1.1, whole genome shotgun sequence genome containing:
- the si:dkey-228d14.5 gene encoding transmembrane protein 150A, with protein sequence MVLWIIIPIALSGVSFFGSWSVYALALANGHVCSLGNWEYRNSCQTNDSGHCCTSFKVPTISCSGTMFPENSLFSATINAGAFLFVVFSIFHHAHILDRNSGQSLLSKIALVFGIVASGGAFVAGNCNPAELVLLHHLGAAVSFVCLCFYSLLLTSLTSRCLLTGLERYLYPARIVSTSIQILVTILYCIFFVQTDYFYRHVSAIFEWTLSVNMEVFELSFAVEFFFFSSSMLGTLLERRDEEKPLILA